In bacterium, a single genomic region encodes these proteins:
- a CDS encoding SH3 domain-containing protein, producing MKERQETTEDRIQSTRALEQPTSTRGERIEKRREIFCFLLCLLLLGCEKPYKEPSSLISPPLTRITDDKALDNFCSVSPNGQYIAFSSNKEKSFDLYIKDINEKAIIQRTSGSEDDLWPSFSPDGSKICFSSNRFGSFDIFVMDTLKAGEITQITFDKKRDEIFPSFSFEGDKILFTSLKEEKNPVIMAISLKTGLITEITDGFFARFSPNGEKIIFNRQNVDDVDIWMVDIDGGDCKLIFHNEEFNCLFPSLSPMGGRIVYSSCPKGRMRFGYKTIGEIKVLKMDIRSVAINGRNDIKITGDCGVCLFPFWSSDGFIYFSSLREDNVDIFRVSGPEEIIQKAKDRIPEEIRKVKKVFPKPKEVEPEKSVVTTRDNVTIWSYPGKNVITKVNKGTRLIVISSKKWYIKVLLPDGRTGWVSSFFVE from the coding sequence ATGAAAGAGAGACAAGAGACAACAGAGGATAGAATACAGAGCACCAGAGCACTAGAGCAGCCTACTAGCACCAGAGGAGAGAGGATAGAAAAGAGAAGAGAGATTTTCTGCTTTCTACTTTGTCTTCTGCTTTTAGGATGTGAAAAGCCTTATAAAGAGCCATCTTCCCTTATTTCACCTCCCCTGACAAGGATTACAGATGATAAAGCATTGGATAATTTCTGTAGTGTCTCGCCAAATGGACAATACATAGCATTTTCTTCAAACAAAGAGAAAAGCTTTGACCTTTATATTAAAGATATAAACGAGAAGGCAATAATCCAGAGGACATCGGGAAGCGAGGATGATTTATGGCCTTCCTTCTCTCCTGATGGCTCTAAAATATGTTTTTCATCAAATAGATTTGGTAGCTTTGATATCTTTGTAATGGATACCTTGAAGGCTGGTGAAATAACCCAGATTACATTTGATAAGAAAAGGGATGAAATTTTTCCCTCATTTTCTTTTGAGGGAGATAAGATTCTCTTTACATCTTTGAAAGAAGAGAAAAACCCAGTTATAATGGCTATTTCTCTAAAAACAGGGCTTATTACAGAGATAACAGATGGTTTTTTTGCAAGGTTTTCACCAAATGGAGAAAAAATCATCTTTAATAGACAAAACGTGGATGATGTAGATATATGGATGGTAGATATAGATGGAGGTGATTGCAAGCTTATTTTCCATAATGAGGAGTTTAATTGCCTATTCCCATCTTTGTCTCCTATGGGAGGAAGGATTGTTTATAGCAGCTGTCCAAAGGGAAGGATGAGATTTGGATATAAAACAATAGGCGAGATAAAGGTCCTAAAGATGGATATAAGGTCGGTTGCTATTAACGGAAGGAATGATATAAAGATAACAGGGGATTGTGGCGTTTGCCTATTTCCCTTTTGGTCATCTGATGGATTTATCTATTTTTCATCACTAAGGGAAGATAATGTTGATATATTTAGGGTTTCTGGCCCAGAGGAGATAATTCAGAAGGCAAAAGACAGAATACCAGAAGAAATAAGGAAGGTAAAAAAGGTTTTTCCAAAGCCAAAGGAGGTAGAACCCGAGAAAAGCGTTGTAACAACAAGGGATAATGTAACAATCTGGTCATACCCTGGAAAGAATGTTATTACAAAGGTAAACAAGGGAACAAGGCTTATTGTCATCTCCTCTAAGAAATGGTATATAAAGGTTTTGCTTCCTGATGGAAGGACAGGCTGGGTCTCATCATTCTTTGTAGAATAA